Proteins encoded in a region of the Phoenix dactylifera cultivar Barhee BC4 chromosome 3, palm_55x_up_171113_PBpolish2nd_filt_p, whole genome shotgun sequence genome:
- the LOC103717512 gene encoding WRKY transcription factor WRKY24-like — MASSTGSLDASSNSHPASFSFSSPFATSTSELLARVGDDNADDRSRIPARRGLSDRAGSGGGGIPKFKSIPPPSLPISPPPFSPSSYFAIPAGLSPAELLDSPVLLSSSNILPSPTTGTFPSLAFNWRTKSANPQPGIKEENRACSDFSFQPHTKPMNSQFASFQPSSAAVTTEEAFKGHHQLWSHHETSNNNSELSSQKSNIKGEHMVPIRTSSSEIPNLQANSQGNNNGGCQSDYKHCSQAAQTLREHRRSDDGYNWRKYGQKQVKGSENPRSYYKCTYPTCPTKKKVERNMDGQITEIVYKGTHNHPKPQPTRRNSASSQAIQGSVPSEAYDHSFGGQAGTPIDSVATPDNSSVSFGDDDNNMSSQRSNSRGDDFDEDEPDAKRWKKEGENEGISASGNKTVREPRVVVQTTSDIDILDDGYRWRKYGQKVVKGNPNPRSYYKCTTMGCPVRKHVERASQDLRAVITTYEGKHNHDVPAARGSGGHAVTRSLTDNNNNFSMAIRPSAIASHANHVAASSLFGGRLHASESQSPFTLEMLQSTGNYGYSGYENSINSFVNQQQQQQQQQQQQQRHMEIMFPKTKEEPREDMFLESLLC, encoded by the exons atGGCTTCTTCCACCGGGAGTTTAGATGCCTCATCCAATTCCCACCCggcctctttctccttctcctccccgTTTGCGACCTCCACCTCCGAGCTCCTCGCTCGAGTTGGCGATGATAACGCCGATGACCGATCGAGGATTCCGGCGAGGCGAGGGCTGTCGGACCGGGCAGGCTCCGGCGGGGGAGGCATACCCAAGTTCAAGTCTATACCTCCGCCCTCGCTGCCTATCtcccctcctcctttctctccttcttcctaTTTTGCCATCCCGGCTGGTCTAAGCCCTGCTGAGCTCTTGGACTCTCCAGTCCTCCTTTCCTCTTCTAAC ATCTTGCCATCTCCAACCACTGGGACTTTTCCTTCGCTGGCTTTCAATTGGAGAACCAAGTCGGCTAATCCTCAACCAGGCATCAAGGAGGAAAACAGGGCCTGCTCTGATTTCTCTTTCCAGCCCCACACAAAGCCCATGAACTCCCAATTCGCATCCTTCCAACCTTCTTCGGCCGCAGTTACTACG GAAGAGGCCTTCAAAGGACATCATCAACTATGGAGTCACCATGAGACCAGCAACAATAATTCTGAGCTATCCTCACAGAAAAGCAACATTAAAGGTGAACACATGGTGCCGATCCGAACTAGTTCTTCAGAAATTCCAAATCTGCAGGCTAATTCCCAGGGAAACAACAACGGCGGGTGCCAATCAGATTACAAGCACTGCAGTCAAGCTGCTCAGACCCTTCGGGAGCATAGAAGGTCGGATGATGGCTACAATTGGAGAAAGTATGGACAGAAACAGGTGAAAGGAAGCGAGAATCCGCGGAGCTACTACAAGTGCACCTACCCGACTTGCCCGACAAAGAAGAAGGTGGAGAGAAACATGGACGGGCAGATCACTGAGATTGTGTACAAGGGCACCCACAACCACCCAAAGCCTCAGCCCACTAGAAGGAATTCAGCTTCTTCTCAGGCAATTCAGGGTTCCGTCCCTTCTGAAGCATATGATCATTCGTTCGGGGGCCAAGCAGGCACCCCGATCGACTCCGTCGCAACACCTGACAATTCCTCAGTTTCCTTTGGTGATGATGACAACAATATGAGCTCGCAGAGGAGCAATTCCAGGGGAGATGACTTTGACGAAGACGAGCCTGATGCCAAGCGTTG GAAGAAAGAAGGTGAGAATGAGGGGATATCAGCTTCAGGAAATAAGACAGTGAGGGAACCTAGGGTGGTGGTTCAGACCACGAGCGATATCGATATCCTTGATGATGGGTATCGGTGGAGAAAATATGGGCAGAAGGTGGTGAAGGGGAATCCAAACCCAAG GAGCTACTACAAATGCACAACTATGGGTTGCCCGGTGAGGAAGCATGTGGAGAGGGCATCGCAGGATCTAAGGGCGGTGATCACGACGTATGAGGGCAAGCACAACCATGATGTTCCTGCAGCTCGGGGAAGCGGGGGGCACGCAGTTACCAGGTCTTTGACAGACAACAACAACAACTTCAGCATGGCAATAAGGCCTTCAGCCATAGCCAGCCATGCAAACCACGTCGCTGCTAGCTCTCTCTTCGGGGGCCGGCTCCATGCATCGGAAAGCCAATCTCCATTTACACTAGAGATGCTGCAGAGCACGGGGAACTACGGTTACTCTGGATATGAAAATTCGATAAATTCCTTCGTGaatcagcagcagcagcagcagcagcagcagcagcagcagcagcgacACATGGAGATTATGTTCCCTAAAACTAAAGAAGAACCAAGAGAGGACATGTTTCTCGAGTCATTGCTATGCTGA
- the LOC103717511 gene encoding CASP-like protein 4B1 has translation MAAAVADGIELKPSAPAEDIENGAPRSVPSNGAGTVGEDGGAVVTSVVRRWKREDLLEKSTLLLRALGCLFSLVSLLVMASNKHGDWKDFDRYEEYRYVLAIAILAFLYSMAQVVRQVQRFNTGRDPVPKRFSGILDFAGDQGIAYLLISSLSAAIPLTNRMRDGADNMFTDASSASISMSFFAFIALALSALISGYKLSKQTYI, from the exons ATGGCCGCCGCCGTTGCCGACGGAATCGAATTGAAGCCGAGCGCCCCGGCGGAGGACATCGAGAACGGCGCGCCGCGGAGCGTCCCCTCGAACGGCGCTGGCACCGTAGGCGAAGACGGGGGCGCGGTGGTGACGTCGGTGGTGCGGCGGTGGAAGCGGGAGGACCTCCTGGAGAAGAGCACGCTGCTGCTCCGCGCGCTGGGCTGCCTCTTCTCCCTCGTCTCCCTCCTCGTCATGGCCTCCAACAAGCACGGCGATTGGAAGGATTTCGATCGCTACGAGGAATACAG GTATGTGTTGGCGATCGCCATCCTGGCGTTTCTGTACTCCATGGCCCAGGTGGTGAGGCAGGTGCAGAGGTTCAACACGGGAAGAGATCCGGTGCCGAAACGGTTTTCGGGGATTCTGGACTTCGCCGGAGATCAG GGCATTGCATACCTGTTGATCTCGTCGCTATCTGCAGCCATCCCACTTACTAATCGTATGCGAGATGGAGCGGATAATATGTTCACGGATGCATCTTCAGCTTCCATTAGCATGTCCTTCTTTGCGTTTATAGCCCTTGCTTTATCCGCTCTTATATCAGGGTACAAACTTTCTAAACAAACTTACATATAG